tttaacaTGGGTTGAGCTTTGTCATAGGAGATGTACGGATTTTGAGTCAATAATCTTttaatctttcaaaaaaaaaaagttgttgaaGGAAGAAACTACGACTCCTCGATGTTGGCAACTTCCCTAAACAGACCATacattattaataaaactatGCACACAAGGGCCAAAACTGGCTGCTCCAAACgcaaacacacaaaaaagtGGATTAGCTAATCATGAACCATATGATGATCCCACTCTACCAACAAGCACCAGCATAAAtacattacaaaataaattatatagattCAAAGATTATCATCTTAATATTGACCATAACCAATGAATATAACAAAAGTCACCAAATAAATCCTGGAGCAATCTTGAAGTTCTTTATACTTTCATTGATTTAGTGAACAAAAATGggcatttggtctagtggtatgattctcgcttaGGGTGCGAGAGGTCCGGAGTTCAATTGTCCGAAAGCCCCTTTTTTCGATTTTAGTATTAGCTCCAACTTCCTTCAACCTTCTCCAGGCCCATTTCCACCATCCATAAAAAAACCCATATCAAGAAATATTTGACGGCCTTGCAGACCATTGACCAATCCTTTTTTTTGTTCGTTGACAATTTCTCTTTTTCACTAACATAATAGACCAAACCTAAAACCAACAAATcgaacaaaccaaaccaaacaattgtatttttacatttgctctcaaaatcaaaatataaaactgaaccggaacttttgtttgtttcacTTTCAGCAACTTAGTAGAGACAATTATGTGTGTCTTTTGTTGACAAGTTCTCATTTCACTAACTTATTAGTAGATCAAATCTAAAACCAACCAAACTTGTACGTCGTCTATATATTCCCTCAAAAtcaacattaaaaactaaaccgGAACCTTAACCGGGCTATTACATCTGTTTAGTTCCGTCTCGGGTCGCAGCAAGTGTTACATCTGTTCCGTATGACGTAGAACCGGTCAACgaggtttatcctttgaactttgatctaaattatatttcttttttgtttccttttccgaTTTTAAGTTCGTGCAGGGGATGAGGGTGTTCAATGCGGCACTCGACGGAAGTTTCCGGGAGTCGCGTATCTCTCACTTCAAAGCTGAGGAGGCTGAAAGAGAACTCTTTTGGTTTCGGAAGGAGGTCGAAGAACAGAGCCGGAGACAGGCTGAGCTCCATTCTCGGGCCCTTGTCCGTgcggagaggagaggaaagagagcgaTTGTCGCCGAAATGAAGTGGAGGGCTGCTTTGTTTGCCACCGAATTCGAGAGCTTTAAGGATGCTCAAGAATTCGTGGGCgattttcgcgagtgccgtggcTCGGTTGCTACCCTCTACAAGTCGCAGAACGAGGACTTCTCTTTTCCTGCCGAGGTCGCTGAGATGTCGGGTCTTATGAACGGGTGTTCCCATGCCGAATCCTTGGTTCCTCCGATCGAAGGAAGGGTCCGACAGCTTTGGGATTCCATCGAGGTCTCGGAGGACACGGCGGAAGCGGGAACCGGTGTTGGTGATGAAGGTGCCGGAGTCGCGGACGGAGAGGTGGACCAGCCTGTGAGCTCGTTCGGGGTCTCCATGTCTAAGGATGCTCAAGAATTCGTGGGCgattttcgcgagtgccgtggcTCGGTTGCTACCCTCTACAAGTCGCAGAACGAGGACTTCTATTTTCCTGCCGAGGTTGCTGAGATGTCGGATCTTATGAACGGGTGTTCCCATGCCGAATCCTTGGTTCCTCCGATCGAAGGAAGGGTCCGACAGCTTTGGGATTCCATCGAGGTCTCGGAGGACACGGCGGAAGCGGGAACCGGTGTTGGTGATGAAGGTGCCGGAGTCGCGGACGGAGAGGTGGACCAGCCTGTGAGCTCGTTCGGGGTCTCCATGTCCGGGTTCTTCGACTTTGAGCTTTGAGGATTGTTGGGATTAtttcccttagttttatttcgaagtttgatgtatctaggccgagtgtggccgtatttgatttatgtgtgttatggccttgtgaggctatgtgaactatgtgtttgagaccggccgtttggtggctttgggtcctacgaaaatattgagtttttcgataaatgttctgtatactgaagcctatgatctttagtattgttttaaaacttctaaacacattctacatttgtattaatgtatattaaagtctctttcatggtacatgggcatcattttatttttttgtcaattaattcagtaaaacttcataatactccataaattggtggactaaccactataaaatcgctattctctagaaaaccgGAGTCAACAAAgctttcaaacctctttgaccttcatcatatgttagtgaacgatgcaactacgcattaaaacagtattttcatatttttgaatttttcttaaaatttatgtgttaacccttactaaaatattgattttttcgctAAATGTTAtgtatactgaaacctatgatctttagtgttgttttaaaatttataaacacattatacatttgttttaacatatattaaactctctatcatggtacatgagcatcgttttaattttttgtcaattaatttaataaaactttataatactcactaaattggtgaaataaccactatataatcgctattccctagaaaaacggagacaacaaaggtttcaaacctttttgatattcatcatagggTAGTGAAGGATGCGACTAAGCATtgaaacagtattttcatatttttgaatatttttcaaaatctatgtgttaactcatacaaaaatattgagtttttcggtaaatgttctatatactgaagcctatgatctttagtgttgttttaaaatttctaaacacattttacatttgtattaatgtatattaaactctctttcatggtacatgggcatcgttttaattttttgtcaattgatttagtaaaacttcataatactccttaaattggtggactaaccactataaaatcgttattttctagagaaacgaagacaaaaaaagttccaaacctctttgaccttcatcatatgttagttaaggatgcaactatgcattaaaacaatattttcatatttttgaatttttctcaaaatctatgtgttccctacgaaaatattgagattttcggtaaatgttatgtatactgaagcctatgatctttagtgaagttttaaaatttctaaacacattttacatttgtattaatgtgtaccaaactctctttcatggtacatggacatctttttaattttttgtcaattaatttaataaaacttcataatactccctaaattggtagactaaccactataaaatcgctattctccaGAAAactggagacaacaaaggttccaaacctctttgacattcatcatatgttagtgaatgatgaaactatgcattaaaatagtatttttatatttttgaattttctcaaaatctatgtgttaaccccccaacgaaaatattgagttttcggtaaatgttctatatactgaagcctatgatatttagtgttgttttaaaatttataaacacattctagatttgtattagtgtatattaaactctgtttcatggtacatgggcatcgttttaattttttgtcaattaatttagtaaaacttcataatactccctaaattggtggattatccactatttttttttatcaaaccaaATTCATTAAATTTAGAGTCTTGGAACACACGGAACAAACTAGACCTCAGACAGAAGAAGGTTTTGCAACTCAAACAGCGCTGATTTCGCTAAGATATCAGCCGCTGcagtggattaaccactataaaatcactattctctagaaaacagagacagcaaaggttccaaacctttttgaccttcatcatatgttagtgaatgatgcaactatttattaaacaatattttcatatttttgaatttttctcaaaatctatgtgttaacccctacgaaaatattgaattttttggtaaattttctatatactgaagcctatgatctttaatgttgttttaaaatttctaaaaacattctacatttgtattaatgtatattaaattctattcatggtacatgagcatcgttttaattttttgtcaatcaatttagtaaaacgttataatacctcctaaattggtagactaactaatataaaatcgttattctctagaaaaacagaaacaacaaagtttccaaacctctttgacattcatcatatattagtgaatgatgcgtctgtgcattaaaatagtattttcatatttttgaatttttttcaaaatctatgtgttattcTAAACCAAGGTAATAGTTTAATGAATAAATAATGAATTgtctttttattgttatttgtaCAATCCAAAGTATTTCTACATTTCGTACAATGACTTCTCGTTGTTAAACTAGGAGTGAGCTGTAGTTTTTGAATATGAAAAGTAGTTTCACGCTTTTGCCATCTTCTTGAGCAGCTTTGAGACGAGAATTGCTTgtgaataatttatataatattttcagaagtattttgtagaattttttaatttgtggtCGTGTTAAACATGTTTGTATGTGTATTTGATAATGTTGTTGTTCTTTGAGGCATCTTTGATGGAACTCTATTTTTTTCCACTACAATTtaactaaaatagagtaacttaTATGATTTTCTGGTCACTGCATGTGATTAATATTAAGATTTgaacaatatattttctttgaCCAAATTTACAAAATGACTTAATTggtcaaatatataaataaatatcattaatttGCATGTATCGATATGGAAagatcaattaaaataaaataaaatagaaatggaAATTTATGATTTCCCAAGACTAAAAGTTTTATAAACAGAGCTTTTTTACAAGAGATGAAAAGCTAAGGATATTTCTCTTGCTATATATTTTGTACAGAAGAAAAATTATGGCGAACACACAAAAGTTGGTGATTTTTTCTCTTGTTGTGATATTAGCAGCTTTAATGTTTAACACCAACATTTTGGTTTCAGGTATGTTGAAATTTTACtgtagttattttttttagttagacATGATGGTTTAAAGACAATAATTGAAGAATTAACAAATATCGTATATGTTTTGTGTGGGTTTGTGTAGGTGGGGAACACGAGAAAAAAATCAAGTATACTTACTGCGCTAAGACTTTATGCACGGACAGCTACTTACCTCATATGTGCTTTTTTGATTGTACTACTAAAGGGTTTCAAACCGGAACTTGTATAGTCCCTTCTCCTAATACTCCACTAAGATGTTGTTGTGGTACCTTGTAGGTTGTGGCCATCATCTACCTAATCTAATAAAATGATTAATGATTTAAGAGCTTCATTTATACTTTTCTAGGTTGGCATGATTAATAATGACTGCAAAaatactacttttttttttttgccaactgATATTTTTATTGAACAAGAAAATTTTGAGAGAACATTAAGAACCCACAACAAAGGGCATTCATAAGGCATGCATTCAAAGGGCATTCACACACATGCAAAGGTTGCAGAAGCCTTTCCTATTGGCACATATCTCGCAGGGACAATCATCAGCCGGGAGTTGGTTTTGGCAAGATGTGTTTATGCATCTCTTGTGAAAGATGTGGGGATCCGAAGGTACAAGGGAGAGAACAGTTTGTAGTTGCTGGCGTGGAGGTAGCATCTGGTGTGGGAGATTGGATCCAGATGATCATCTGCAGACACTGAAGAAGCTAGGTTTGTGCCAAATTCATATTTGACCAAACAcacaaaaagtaaaaacaatggAGAAACCTTTACACACACATCAAACAGTAAAAGAAGAATGAACAGGTGCATGGGAAATcgatcttacaaaaaaaaactttttacagtaaaatgtaattaataaaaactttagTATTCATAAGGCATGCAAGCCCACAGCATAAACCAAAAAAGCGAAGCCCAACAATGGCCCAAGTTTACCCATATCAAAGGAAGAAACAGTGACACATTTCTACCACGTGTTCAAAGCACGAGAACGAAGGCCATGTGCTGGAAGGAGACACCACCGTCTTCCCAAATTGCAAAACGTCGCCGGAAATACGGCAACCACCAGAACCTAACCGGGAGAAGTACAACCACCACACCCAAAGAAACTAAGCTTTAATGCACACACACTTTCATCGCATCAATTTCATCAAACGGAGAGCGCCAATCGACTCTATGTCGAGATCTCATCCATACCCCATCCACAAACCATAGCGACGAGTCTTCACATAGATAGAACCACCATCCAACAAAGCTTCAATCGACCGTACGTAGTCGAGATCACATCTGCAACACCAAACCACCAAATCCAACCAAACACATCGAAACTtccttaaaatctcaaaacttcaagtaaattgaaacaaaacaaaccttctaaaacatcatcaaTATTGAAACCGATACCGATTGAGTACTTTATTATAATGcatatattaaattaactaaCGAAAATACAACTTTTTCTCGTTTGAATCTTCTACaacaaatacacacacacaaacaagcATTAGGTATCTACTCTTGGCGTGACGGGGCATTGTATCGATGAAGCATTTCGCTAAATTTTAACGCCTCACCACCACTTTCTTGCTCTTTCATCTTTTCAAACATATACTCTTTCTCTGCCTCCGCTTCCCTCAGCCTCTGTTTCAAGTAGTTACTCACGTACTCCTCCTCTGTCTTCTCCCTTTTCGCTTTCACAATCCTCTCCAACCTCTCTGCTTCCACTTTCGCCTGGTTTGCTTTCAACTGAAACATCTCTGCCTCTGCTTCTTTCAGCCTCACGATCCTCCCCACCTCTTCTATctgttgtttcttcttctccatctccaGCTTCAGCTCCGACACTTCCTTTGCTTTctcttccatctctctctcGCATTCTTCAAGCCCCAACAGCGCTTTGTTGTACATCCTCGTCTTTTCCTCGCCTACTATCTCCATTTTCCTCAGTGTTTGCTTTGCAACTTCAGCAATACGGTTGCATGCATCTTGAGGTGCGATCATTCCCTCGTTTTCAAGGCTCTTTGGAGAGTCCACTTCACTTTCTTGACACACAAAAGCAACATTTATTATGATTATACAATGTTCAGAAAAATCGCTAGGCGGTAATACAAACTTTGTATATACTTAGCGGTTAGGTGGACTATTTTGGGATCTAGACCTTAacaaattatttgtttaattatttatagattatatatttatatcaattattataatttttaaattaaattataaaattattttgatgaattataaAACTAGATATACAGAAAAACGAAATCTGTGGacttaattattattacttGATTTAACCGAGTTACACCAATTTAGATCGAATTAGACAAATTTAAACCGATTACGTTTTAAACTGAttggattttaagaaaataattccGGTTATAACCAATCTACCGTCTAAGGCTGGCGTCTAGGTACCGCCTATACCAATTTTTAGAACATGGTGATTATATAGATGACAGGCGAGTGGGCTTACCTTGGAAAAACATCAGTAACAATTTGGCAGCTGTTGCTTCTGCCAAGCCACCTTTAATCTTGTTGATAAGTTCCTCACACTTGCAGACCAGTTTCTTGCCTCTTGTATCTTCCCCTCCACGGAAAATCCTACTCACAAAGTCGAGTTCCTTCATCAAACCCTCCATATCCCAGTTTGGTGCACAGTGCTGAAACACATCTTTAACCCAACCTAACAGCTCAGAAGTACGGTTGCACGCACGGCACTTGAACATCATTTCTTCCTTGGAGATCTCTCCCTCCCTAATAGCACAATCCGTATGAGCCCAATGAGAACACACATCACAGCCAATCCAACGGCATGTGTTGACTTGAAAGTCGAACTTGCTACAGATCACACACATGCAAAGGTTGCAGAAGCCTTTCCTATTGGCACATATCTCGCAGGGACAATCATCAGCCGGGAGTTGGTTTTGGCAAGATGTGTTTATGCATCTCTTGTGAAAGATGTGGGGATCAGTTTGTAGTTGCTGGCGTGGAGGTAGCATCTGGTGAGGGAGATTGGATCCTGATGATGTGCCCATCTGCAGACACCGAAGAAGTAAGGTCAATGCCAAATTCATATTTGACCAAACAcacaaaaagtaaaaacaatggAGAGACCTTAACACACACATCAAACAGTGAAAGAAGAACGAACAGGTACATGTGAAATCAGACAATCTAAACgacttaccaaaaaaaaaaagacttttcaTAGTGAAATGTATTTGCAAgtaatcataatattttttttttttataattgaaacatattttatatattagtttccaAAATATTAATCATGATATTTGTTACCAGCTAATGACGTTGTGAGCATAAAACCTTTGAGTATTCAATTCATCCAGAAAAAAAGAACTAATCACGTTTCATAATTACTTAAAAAATACACATTTACAGACAAAACTACATCCTATATTTGATTGAGCTGAGACCAATCACTAATGGAAGCTCAAAAACACGGAGACAGGACATAATAACACAAAAGTTGATCGAATCTTTTTGGCTCGCTGATTGAACGCTAGAAAAAAGTCAAACGCGAATCCTTGATATTATTGCAAGTACCTCGTAACAGCACACATTCATCAACTGTATTAACCCTCAAAACTACGTACCGGAAGGAGCACCGGAAAAATCTAAAGAACTCACCGGAGATATGATTACGAGCCGTAGAggactaaagaagaagaagcgtgAGACACAATGGAAgctccttatttatttattttttattttttctattgaaG
This region of Brassica napus cultivar Da-Ae chromosome C5, Da-Ae, whole genome shotgun sequence genomic DNA includes:
- the LOC106399713 gene encoding protein OBERON 1-like gives rise to the protein MGTSSGSNLPHQMLPPRQQLQTDPHIFHKRCINTSCQNQLPADDCPCEICANRKGFCNLCMCVICSKFDFQVNTCRWIGCDVCSHWAHTDCAIREGEISKEEMMFKCRACNRTSELLGWVKDVFQHCAPNWDMEGLMKELDFVSRIFRGGEDTRGKKLVCKCEELINKIKGGLAEATAAKLLLMFFQESEVDSPKSLENEGMIAPQDACNRIAEVAKQTLRKMEIVGEEKTRMYNKALLGLEECEREMEEKAKEVSELKLEMEKKKQQIEEVGRIVRLKEAEAEMFQLKANQAKVEAERLERIVKAKREKTEEEYVSNYLKQRLREAEAEKEYMFEKMKEQESGGEALKFSEMLHRYNAPSRQE